ACGTGTCCCAGGCGCGGATGTCCACGAGGGTCACATTGACCACGTTGATCCCGCCGCCGCCCTCATACGCCAGTTTCGGCAGCTCGAGGCTGACGGGCGTGGCGATGCGTGATCCCATGGCCACGACTGCCACCAGCACCATGACAGCGCCAAACGCGGTCCCGAGCACCATGCGCACCACCCGGTGCTCGCCGGCGCCGCGTTCCCGCAGGCCGGACGGAAGGGAGCGCAGCGCCAGCACGAAGGCGACCAGGACGATGGTCTCCACGAGCATCTGAGTCAGCGCCAGGTCGGGGGCTCCCTGCAGGGCAAAAATCAACGCGAGGCCGTAGCCGGTAACGGAAACCATCAACACCGCCATGAAGCGCTTGTTGGCACGGGCCGCGGCCACGGCCCCCACCACGATGGCCAGGCCCGCAAAGACCTGGAAGGGCGATCCGGGGTCCAGGAAGTATTTTTGCGTCGTCCAGCTCGGTCCCGTCACGACGAGGACGGCGCCGATGGACGCGATGGCGGTGGCCAGGATGACGGACAGGTAAAAGAACAGCGAACCGCGCTGGGTGCGGCCGGTGACCCAGATGGCCACCAGGTCCAGTCCCACGACGGACTGGCGGTATCCGCGCTCGAAGTCCAGCCCCGGCGGCAGCCTGTCCTGCAGCGTCTCAAAACTGCCCCGCAGCAGAAACAGGAGCGCGCCGCCAACCACGACCACGGCGCTCAGGACCAGCGGCAGCGTGACGCCGTGCCACAAGGCCAGATGCAGCCCATGCGGGCCGTCCGCCGGAAACTGGGCGCTGTAGGGCGCAATCCACGTATCCACGGCCTGCGGAATCAGTCCGTAGGCCACCGTCAGGGCGCTGAGCAGGGCGGGCGCGCCCAGGAACAGCCAGCCGACGGGCTTGAACGCCGTGGCCTCGACCACGCCGGTGCCGGAGGGCTTGCGGGCAAAGCCGCCCCACATGAAGCGGGCGCTGTAGGCGAACGTCAGGATGGAACCCAGCACCATGACGGCCAGCACGGCCACGCCGAGGAGGTAGCCGGAGGGTCCGTAGCGGGCGTTGGCCTCGAACGCCGCAAACACCGACTCCTTGGCCACGAAACCGGCCAGTGGCGGCAGGCCGGCCATGGAGGCCGCGCCGATGAGCGCCACCACGCCCAGTGCCGGGGCGGAGCGAAACACACCGGAGAGCTCGCGGATGTCCCGGGTGCCGGACTGGTGGTCAATGATGCCCACCACCAGGAACAAGGTGGCCTTGAACAGCCCATGTCCGAGCACCATCGCCATGCCGGCCAGGGCGGCTTCCCGGCTGCCAAGCCCCACCACTGTCATGATGAAGCCCAGCTGGCTTACCGTGCCATAGGCCAGAATGAGCTTAAGGTCGTGCTGCCGCAGGGCCCGCCAGCCGCCCAGCAGCATGGTGGCAAGGCCCAGCACCGTGATGACGACCTGCCAGTACTCGGTGCCGGAAAAGCCCGGCGCCAGGCGCGCCACCAGGTAAATGCCCGCCTTCACCATGGCGGCCGCATGCAGGTAAGCGCTGACCGGAGTGGGCGCGGCCATGGCGCCAGGCAGCCAGAAATGAAAGGGCAGCAGGGCCGACTTGGTCACGGCGCCCACCAAAATCAGGGCGACGCCGACGTCGACCACCGTCCCGGGGACGCCTGCCGCTGCCACCAGTGCGGGAGCCTTGGCCAGCACGCCGGAGATGCTGTACGTGCCGGCGCTTTCCCCCACCATGATCAACCCCACCAGCATGGCCAGTCCGCCGAAGGTGGTGACGATGAGGGCCTGGAGCCCCGCCCGGCGGGCCGCGATGCGGGTGCCCGCGTAACCGATGAGCAGGTAGGACAGAACCGTGGTCAGTTCCCAGAAGACGTAGAGCAGGATCAGGTTGTCGGCCGTGACGAGGCCAAACATTGCCCCTGCGAAAGCCAGCAGCTGGGCGCCGAATCCGCCCAGTCCGGCGTCGGCCGACCTGAAATAGCGGGCGCAGTAGGCCAGGACCAGCGCGCCAACGCCGAGGACCAGGAGGGACATCAGCCAGGACAGCTCATCCATGCGGAAGGTGAGGTTCAGTCCAAGGCTGGGGACCCAAGCAAGGTCGAGGGTGGGGTTCGAGGCGGAATCCGAGTAGACGCTGCCGTATTGGGCCAGCAGCCAGGCGAAGCTGGCGGCCGGAACGGCCGCCAGCGCGTAAAACGCGGCCCGGCCCCAGCGGGAAAAGAAAAGCGGCGCGAAAATTGCCACGATGAAATGTGCACAAAGGACAATCAGCAAGGTGGCTCCGCGGGGTTCGGGGCAGGACGAGCGACACGCAGGAGAATCGACGGTTCCCGTTCCTGATCACCCTACCAAGGCGGGCGGCGTCCCCCGCGGCGGCGCACGCCGATGGTCCGCCGTTGTGACGGCAATCATGCCCTCATGTCGGATTGTTAACCTGCACCCCTCGGATGCTTCGTGGCTATAGCATGTGCCCTATGACAGAGTTCACATCGGCCGCCGTCCCTCCCGCGTCCATGGCCAGGACGCCGGGCACCAGGTGGCAGATTGTCGCGTGGTCCGCGTGGGACTGGGGCGGGGCGGCCTTCAACTCCGTCATGACCACGTTCATTTTCACGGCCCTGTACCTCACCGGAGACGCGTTTGGCGGAGCCAACCATGCCTCGGCCGTGCTGGGGCTGACGACGGCGCTGGGTGGGGTGGCGATTGCGCTGCTCGCGCCCGTCACGGGCCAGCGCACCGACCACAGTGGGAGGCGCAAGCTGTGGCTGGGGGTGAACACCTTGATTGTGGCCTTGTTGACGGGTGCGTGCTTCTTTGTGCAGCCGCACGAGTCTTACTTGTTGCTGGGCTGCCTCTTGATTGCCGCCGGACACGTGTTTTTTGAGATTGCCGGCGTCAACTACAACGCCATGCTGCTGCAGATCTCCACGCGGTCCTCGATTGGCAAAATCAGCGGCTTTGGCTGGGCGGCCGGCTATCTGGGGGGCATCGTGGCCCTGCTGCTGGTCTACTTTGGGCTGATCAAGCCCGACGTCGGCGTCTTCGGCATCACGAGCGCCGACGGCATGACGTACCGGGCCGTCGCGGTGTTCTCGGCCCTGTGGATCATCATCTTCGCCATCCCTGTCATGTTTGCCATCCCCGAGTCCCCGCGTAATCCAAACATGCCCAGGATCGGCTTTTTCCAGGCCTACCGGGAACTGTGGCACACGATCAAAAGGCTCGCGCGCACCTCGCGCCACACCCTGTTCTTCCTAGTCGCCAGCGCCGTCTTTCGCGACGGGCTGGCGGCAGTCTTCACCTTTGGCGCCGTCATCGCCGTCGGCTCCTTCGGCTTTAAGACCGGTGACGTGCTCATCTTTGCCATCGCCGGCAACGTGGTGGCTGCCGTCGGCGCCATGTCCGCAGGTTTCCTGGACGACAAGGTTGGGCCAAAGGCCGTCATCGTCACGTCGCTGGCGGGACTGGTGGTCTGCGGCGGAGCGCTGTTCTTCCTTCACGGCAAGGGCGCCTTCTGGATTTTTGGGCTGATGCTGACCTTGTTTGTGGGTCCGGCGCAGTCTTCGGCCCGCACGTTCATCGGGCGGCTGGCCCCCGCCGGGCAGGAGGGTGAGCTGTTTGGCCTGTACGCGACCACCGGTCGGGCCGTGTCGTTCCTGGCGCCGGCCATGTTCTACCTCTTCATCACCATGTTCGGCACGCAGCGCTGGGGCATCCTCGGGATCGTCCTGGTGCTGGCGCTTGGCCTTGCGCTGCTGCTGCCGGTCCACCGGCCCGAATTCCACACGGCCGCCAAGCGTTGAGGTTCGAGATAATCCCCACGCCCTCCCACCACTCGCAAGCTCGCGGCGGGTCCCTCGGGCGCGTGGGCCCACCAAGGGCGTGGGGATGATCTCATCTGGAGGAGAGGCTAGACGCTGGTGCGGTGGAAG
This genomic stretch from Arthrobacter dokdonellae harbors:
- a CDS encoding Na+/H+ antiporter subunit A; translation: MLIVLCAHFIVAIFAPLFFSRWGRAAFYALAAVPAASFAWLLAQYGSVYSDSASNPTLDLAWVPSLGLNLTFRMDELSWLMSLLVLGVGALVLAYCARYFRSADAGLGGFGAQLLAFAGAMFGLVTADNLILLYVFWELTTVLSYLLIGYAGTRIAARRAGLQALIVTTFGGLAMLVGLIMVGESAGTYSISGVLAKAPALVAAAGVPGTVVDVGVALILVGAVTKSALLPFHFWLPGAMAAPTPVSAYLHAAAMVKAGIYLVARLAPGFSGTEYWQVVITVLGLATMLLGGWRALRQHDLKLILAYGTVSQLGFIMTVVGLGSREAALAGMAMVLGHGLFKATLFLVVGIIDHQSGTRDIRELSGVFRSAPALGVVALIGAASMAGLPPLAGFVAKESVFAAFEANARYGPSGYLLGVAVLAVMVLGSILTFAYSARFMWGGFARKPSGTGVVEATAFKPVGWLFLGAPALLSALTVAYGLIPQAVDTWIAPYSAQFPADGPHGLHLALWHGVTLPLVLSAVVVVGGALLFLLRGSFETLQDRLPPGLDFERGYRQSVVGLDLVAIWVTGRTQRGSLFFYLSVILATAIASIGAVLVVTGPSWTTQKYFLDPGSPFQVFAGLAIVVGAVAAARANKRFMAVLMVSVTGYGLALIFALQGAPDLALTQMLVETIVLVAFVLALRSLPSGLRERGAGEHRVVRMVLGTAFGAVMVLVAVVAMGSRIATPVSLELPKLAYEGGGGINVVNVTLVDIRAWDTFGEISVLAIAATGVASLIFVRGRGQRLARAETVATGSIGRLGGADLFSGPAVELARRFAVVPATNPWLVAGRTLAPERRSIIIEVVTRLVFHSIIVLSIYLLLAGHNGTGGGFAGGLVAGLALTIRYLAGGRFELAEASRLSAGTMLGLGLAAAALSGMAPLFFGGQVFQSAIFAFDLPVFGHVKFVTSTIFDIGVYLVVVGLVMDVLRSLGSEIDQHEEDGLGALTLIEDDEPLEVGR
- a CDS encoding MFS transporter; protein product: MTEFTSAAVPPASMARTPGTRWQIVAWSAWDWGGAAFNSVMTTFIFTALYLTGDAFGGANHASAVLGLTTALGGVAIALLAPVTGQRTDHSGRRKLWLGVNTLIVALLTGACFFVQPHESYLLLGCLLIAAGHVFFEIAGVNYNAMLLQISTRSSIGKISGFGWAAGYLGGIVALLLVYFGLIKPDVGVFGITSADGMTYRAVAVFSALWIIIFAIPVMFAIPESPRNPNMPRIGFFQAYRELWHTIKRLARTSRHTLFFLVASAVFRDGLAAVFTFGAVIAVGSFGFKTGDVLIFAIAGNVVAAVGAMSAGFLDDKVGPKAVIVTSLAGLVVCGGALFFLHGKGAFWIFGLMLTLFVGPAQSSARTFIGRLAPAGQEGELFGLYATTGRAVSFLAPAMFYLFITMFGTQRWGILGIVLVLALGLALLLPVHRPEFHTAAKR